The Amycolatopsis sp. DG1A-15b genome window below encodes:
- a CDS encoding ABC transporter permease — translation MTQSRHRAAVAALGDPAAWPESGFWTQVRVLTTRSLRTAFGDRRLVFFGLLQPVVLLLLFSQVFSGVGALPGVAAYQGYVNFLVPATLVNIAMTTAMSSGAGLLAEIYGGFTGRLRCLPISLFSVLVARTLADSARLGVQLVVTALASVVFLGFRPAGGLVGLGLALLLTLVVGWCLSWVFVAITTWLRKAETLQAASFVVMFPLMFSSSAYMPLDTMPAWVRAVSSVNPLTYTIDATRALALGRPLGWSLPVALLIAAVAAVAGATLAARTFRSRT, via the coding sequence GTGACGCAATCCCGGCACCGCGCGGCCGTCGCCGCGCTCGGCGACCCCGCGGCCTGGCCGGAATCCGGCTTCTGGACCCAGGTCCGGGTGCTGACGACGCGTTCGCTGCGGACGGCGTTCGGCGACCGCCGGCTGGTCTTCTTCGGCCTGCTGCAGCCGGTGGTGCTGCTGTTGCTGTTCAGCCAGGTGTTCAGCGGCGTCGGCGCGCTGCCGGGCGTCGCGGCCTACCAGGGTTACGTGAACTTCCTGGTGCCCGCCACGCTGGTCAACATCGCCATGACGACGGCGATGAGCTCGGGCGCGGGCCTGCTGGCGGAGATCTACGGCGGCTTCACCGGACGGCTGCGCTGCCTGCCGATCTCCCTGTTTTCGGTCCTGGTCGCCCGCACCCTGGCCGATTCCGCGCGGTTGGGTGTCCAGCTGGTGGTGACGGCTCTGGCCAGCGTGGTCTTCCTGGGCTTCCGCCCGGCGGGCGGGCTGGTGGGCCTTGGCTTGGCCCTGCTCCTGACACTGGTCGTCGGCTGGTGCCTGAGCTGGGTGTTCGTGGCGATCACGACGTGGCTGCGCAAGGCGGAGACGCTTCAGGCGGCGTCGTTCGTGGTGATGTTCCCGCTGATGTTCTCGTCGAGCGCGTACATGCCCCTGGACACGATGCCGGCGTGGGTCCGCGCGGTGTCGTCGGTCAACCCGCTGACGTACACGATCGACGCGACCCGCGCGCTGGCCTTGGGCCGCCCGCTCGGCTGGTCCCTCCCGGTGGCCCTGCTGATCGCGGCGGTGGCCGCGGTGGCGGGCGCCACCCTGGCCGCCCGCACCTTCCGCAGCCGCACCTAA
- a CDS encoding DUF6801 domain-containing protein translates to MKFSWKSRKPAFGLAAVTAAGVAAAVALVGAGPSQAAPVSLTLNYNCPFPLIGDQVLSVKIDTNLPDNAVAGASSTPITFDVDVTVPETATEGLALVGATSLDGSAKAAAVLKYPVDKTLNLNLPLTIASTPVPPSGAFHVKSSGKAPAVTFPSPGTASVTVGNFSTTMTPRTADGQPTDLGTFTSDCIAVPGQNQQLGTFEIKPAGGTTTPTTPTTPTTPTTPTTEPTTPTTEPTTPTTEPTTPTTEPTTPTTEPTTPTTEPTTPTTPTTAPTTPTTEPTTPTTEPTTPTTEPTTPTTEPTTPITEPTTPTTEPTTPTTAPTTPTTEPTTPTTQPTTPTTQPTNPPGGIEVKYSVQGKSILKQLHATLPLGPGTLDAKLDAASGKFGARLALPKSDVHFHVFGFIPASATVKLDQVGAINGTLAAGAVKANAQVDVQLTKVRVFGFPILSSKSCHTVKPADVPLTSANGFDPLKGGKLTATYDIPRFTGCGFLTGLITGITSGPGNTLDITLAKK, encoded by the coding sequence GTGAAGTTTTCGTGGAAGTCGAGAAAGCCCGCCTTCGGCCTCGCCGCCGTGACCGCCGCGGGGGTCGCGGCGGCCGTCGCGCTCGTCGGGGCGGGCCCGAGCCAGGCCGCGCCGGTGAGCCTGACTCTCAACTACAACTGCCCGTTCCCGTTGATCGGCGACCAGGTGCTGTCGGTGAAGATCGACACCAACCTGCCCGACAACGCCGTCGCGGGCGCCTCGTCGACGCCGATCACCTTCGACGTCGACGTCACCGTGCCGGAGACCGCCACCGAGGGGCTCGCGCTGGTCGGTGCCACTTCGCTGGACGGTTCGGCGAAGGCGGCGGCCGTGCTCAAGTACCCGGTCGACAAGACGCTGAACCTGAACCTGCCGCTGACGATCGCGTCGACGCCGGTGCCGCCGTCGGGCGCGTTCCACGTCAAGAGCAGCGGCAAGGCACCGGCGGTGACGTTCCCCAGCCCCGGCACCGCGTCGGTGACGGTCGGGAACTTCAGCACCACGATGACCCCGCGCACCGCGGACGGCCAGCCGACCGACCTCGGCACGTTCACCTCGGACTGCATCGCGGTCCCGGGCCAGAACCAGCAGCTGGGCACGTTCGAGATCAAGCCGGCGGGCGGCACCACGACGCCGACCACCCCGACCACGCCCACGACGCCGACGACTCCCACTACGGAGCCGACCACTCCGACGACGGAACCGACGACTCCCACCACTGAGCCGACGACTCCGACCACCGAACCCACAACTCCGACCACGGAACCGACCACGCCGACCACGGAGCCGACGACCCCCACGACTCCGACCACCGCGCCGACGACTCCCACCACGGAGCCCACGACTCCGACCACTGAGCCGACGACTCCGACGACGGAGCCCACGACTCCCACCACGGAACCGACGACTCCCATCACGGAACCGACGACTCCCACCACGGAGCCCACGACGCCGACTACCGCGCCGACGACCCCGACCACCGAGCCCACGACCCCGACCACTCAGCCCACGACGCCGACGACCCAGCCGACGAACCCGCCGGGCGGCATCGAGGTCAAGTACTCCGTGCAGGGCAAGTCGATCCTCAAGCAGCTGCACGCCACGCTGCCCCTCGGCCCCGGCACCCTGGACGCGAAGCTCGACGCGGCGTCCGGCAAGTTCGGTGCCCGGCTCGCGCTGCCGAAGTCCGACGTCCACTTCCACGTCTTCGGCTTCATCCCGGCGTCCGCGACCGTGAAGCTCGACCAGGTCGGCGCGATCAACGGCACGCTCGCGGCCGGTGCGGTCAAGGCGAACGCCCAGGTGGACGTCCAGCTCACCAAGGTCCGCGTGTTCGGCTTCCCGATCCTGTCGTCGAAGTCGTGCCACACGGTCAAGCCCGCCGACGTGCCGCTGACCTCGGCGAACGGCTTCGACCCGCTCAAGGGCGGCAAGCTGACCGCGACCTACGACATCCCGCGGTTCACCGGCTGCGGCTTCCTGACCGGGCTGATCACCGGCATCACCTCCGGCCCCGGCAACACGCTGGACATCACCCTCGCCAAGAAGTGA
- a CDS encoding nucleotide disphospho-sugar-binding domain-containing protein: protein MRFLLVVPPLAGHVAPLRGVASVLSSRGHSVAWCGPEPELSTLVAGRIFPAGDSGPFALSLRPPGLRGFAALKYLWESYLVPLADAMVPGVAAAAAAFAPDVVVVDQQAMAGALVAERCGLPWATSASTSTELADPLGALPKIASWVGDLQAGLRARHGVLLGDLRFSPYLVLAFTTRALAGDGRPAAPVCYVGPVSPAGPGEWSDVDGRPLVVVTLGTANAAAGVRFLAESVDALAGMPSVQGLVVDPTGELVSESVVLARRIPQVAVFAHASVVVCHGGHNTVCEALAAGVPLVVAPIRDDQSMLAQQVVAAAAGVRLRFDRAKAADIREAIESAGQYRPGAQKIRESFEAAGGAEEAATRLESLG from the coding sequence GTGAGGTTCCTGCTGGTCGTGCCGCCGCTGGCCGGGCACGTGGCGCCACTGCGCGGGGTGGCTTCGGTGCTTTCTTCGCGGGGCCATTCCGTGGCCTGGTGCGGACCGGAGCCGGAACTGTCCACTTTGGTCGCCGGCCGGATCTTCCCGGCCGGGGACTCGGGCCCGTTCGCCTTGTCGCTGCGGCCGCCGGGCCTGCGCGGGTTCGCCGCGCTGAAGTACCTGTGGGAGTCGTACCTGGTGCCGCTGGCCGACGCGATGGTGCCGGGGGTGGCGGCCGCCGCGGCGGCGTTCGCGCCGGACGTCGTGGTCGTCGACCAGCAGGCGATGGCGGGGGCGCTGGTGGCCGAGCGGTGCGGGCTGCCGTGGGCGACGTCGGCGTCGACGTCCACCGAGCTGGCCGACCCGCTGGGGGCGTTGCCGAAGATCGCGTCCTGGGTCGGCGACCTCCAGGCGGGTCTGCGCGCCCGGCACGGTGTGCTGCTCGGTGACTTGCGGTTTTCGCCGTACCTGGTGCTGGCGTTCACGACCCGCGCCTTGGCCGGGGACGGCCGGCCGGCCGCTCCGGTGTGCTACGTCGGGCCCGTCTCGCCCGCCGGTCCGGGCGAGTGGTCCGATGTGGACGGACGTCCCTTGGTCGTGGTGACGCTGGGAACGGCGAACGCGGCGGCCGGGGTGCGGTTCCTGGCCGAGAGCGTCGACGCGCTGGCCGGGATGCCGTCCGTTCAGGGGCTGGTGGTCGACCCCACGGGCGAGCTGGTGAGCGAAAGCGTGGTGCTGGCGCGGCGCATCCCGCAGGTGGCGGTGTTCGCGCACGCCTCGGTGGTGGTCTGCCACGGCGGCCACAACACGGTGTGCGAAGCGCTGGCGGCCGGCGTGCCGCTGGTGGTCGCGCCGATCCGCGACGACCAGTCGATGCTGGCCCAGCAGGTGGTCGCGGCCGCGGCGGGGGTGCGGCTGCGGTTCGACCGCGCGAAGGCGGCCGACATCCGCGAGGCGATCGAATCGGCCGGGCAGTACCGCCCCGGCGCGCAGAAGATCCGCGAGTCGTTCGAAGCGGCGGGTGGGGCGGAAGAGGCCGCGACGCGGTTGGAGTCGCTGGGTTAG
- a CDS encoding ABC transporter permease produces the protein MTTFLSEAPQKAANGLREFGRMCAMGLDVLLAMLRRPYQVREFVQQFWFIASVSITPAILVSIPFGAVISLQLGSLTSQIGAQQFNGAASVLAVVQQASPIVTTLIIAGAGGSAVCADLGARSIREEIAAMEVLGVSPLHRLVVPRVQAAVGVSVLLNGLVSVVGVLGGYFFNVIIQGGTPGAYLASFNALAQLPDLVVSSIKAVIFGYLAGVVAAYRGLNPKGGPKGVGDVVNQSVVITFLLLFFVNTVLTALYLQLVPAKGT, from the coding sequence ATGACGACCTTCCTCAGCGAAGCGCCGCAGAAGGCCGCGAACGGCCTGCGCGAGTTCGGCCGGATGTGCGCGATGGGCCTCGACGTCCTGCTCGCCATGCTCCGCCGCCCGTACCAGGTTCGGGAGTTCGTCCAGCAGTTCTGGTTCATCGCCAGCGTGTCGATCACCCCGGCGATCCTGGTCTCCATTCCGTTCGGTGCGGTCATCTCGCTGCAGCTCGGCTCGCTCACCAGCCAGATCGGCGCCCAGCAGTTCAACGGCGCGGCGAGCGTGCTGGCCGTCGTGCAGCAGGCCAGCCCGATCGTGACGACGCTGATCATCGCCGGCGCAGGAGGAAGCGCCGTCTGTGCTGATCTTGGCGCGCGCAGCATCCGCGAAGAGATCGCCGCGATGGAGGTGCTCGGCGTCTCGCCGCTCCACCGGCTGGTCGTGCCGCGCGTGCAGGCCGCCGTCGGGGTGTCCGTGCTGCTGAACGGCCTGGTCAGCGTGGTCGGCGTGCTCGGCGGCTACTTCTTCAACGTCATCATCCAGGGCGGCACGCCCGGGGCGTACCTGGCCAGCTTCAACGCCCTCGCGCAGCTGCCCGACCTGGTCGTCAGCTCGATCAAGGCCGTCATCTTCGGCTACCTCGCCGGGGTCGTCGCGGCCTACCGCGGCCTGAACCCGAAGGGCGGCCCCAAGGGCGTCGGCGACGTCGTCAACCAGTCCGTCGTCATCACGTTCCTGCTGCTGTTCTTCGTCAACACCGTGCTCACCGCGCTGTACCTGCAGCTGGTCCCGGCGAAGGGAACCTGA
- a CDS encoding ABC transporter permease: MAILGKPGDRLFDLGDQLLFYVRALAAVPLAVTRYFREVVRLLAEVTFGSGALAVIGGTIGVMVGLCVFTGVTVGLQGFSALNQINISAMTGFLTAYFNTREIAPLVAGLALSSTVGSGFTAQLGAMRISEEIDALEVMAVRSMPYLVTTRIVAGFIAIIPLYVIGLLISYLGSRLTTVVFFGQSGGTYDHYFTLFLPPGDVLWSFGKVLVFSVGVILTHCFYGYRASGGPAGVGVAVGRAVRTSIVLISVLDLFLSLAIWGATTTVKVSG, translated from the coding sequence GTGGCCATCCTCGGCAAACCCGGCGACCGGCTGTTCGACCTCGGCGACCAGCTGCTGTTCTACGTGCGCGCGCTCGCCGCCGTCCCGCTCGCCGTGACGCGTTATTTCCGCGAAGTCGTGCGGCTGCTGGCCGAAGTGACGTTCGGCAGCGGGGCCCTCGCGGTGATCGGCGGCACGATCGGCGTGATGGTCGGGCTGTGCGTGTTCACCGGCGTCACCGTGGGCCTGCAGGGGTTCAGCGCGCTGAACCAGATCAACATCTCGGCGATGACCGGTTTCCTGACCGCGTACTTCAACACGCGGGAGATCGCGCCGCTCGTCGCCGGGCTGGCCCTTTCGTCCACTGTGGGCAGTGGGTTCACCGCCCAGCTGGGCGCGATGCGGATTTCCGAAGAGATCGACGCCCTCGAAGTGATGGCCGTGCGGAGCATGCCGTACCTGGTCACCACCCGGATCGTCGCCGGGTTCATCGCGATCATCCCGCTCTACGTCATCGGGCTGCTGATCTCCTACCTCGGCTCCCGGCTGACCACGGTCGTCTTCTTCGGACAGTCCGGCGGCACCTACGACCACTACTTCACGCTGTTCCTGCCGCCCGGCGACGTGCTGTGGTCGTTCGGCAAGGTGCTCGTCTTCAGCGTCGGCGTGATCCTGACGCACTGCTTCTACGGCTACCGCGCGAGCGGCGGCCCGGCCGGGGTCGGCGTCGCGGTCGGCCGGGCCGTGCGGACGTCGATCGTGCTGATCAGCGTGCTCGACCTGTTCCTTTCGCTGGCCATCTGGGGCGCGACGACCACGGTGAAGGTGTCCGGATGA
- a CDS encoding alpha/beta hydrolase, translating to MPTMTVNGLRTNVQLVPAGGTETVVFLHGMGTDSLASFYLTLAPPVAAAGIDVISYDLRGHGKTERPERGYTLGDFVADLDDLLRQLGVDRPVHLVGNSFGGTLAYSYAVARPDRVRSIVCIESEPATEVWAEKMSAILAHTVRFLQVEESFDWIEANFGAHHRRLARMAAERITSTKMAEEVPLGPLLTWEQVAAIGCPVLSILGSHGYQADDLEALTSVLPHGELHVFEGQGHSVLVEQHREVRELVLKWIERHAA from the coding sequence GTGCCCACGATGACCGTCAACGGGCTGCGCACGAACGTGCAGCTCGTGCCCGCCGGCGGCACCGAGACCGTGGTGTTCCTGCACGGCATGGGCACCGACAGCCTCGCGAGCTTCTACCTGACCCTGGCGCCGCCGGTCGCGGCCGCGGGCATCGACGTCATCAGCTACGACCTGCGGGGGCACGGCAAGACCGAGCGGCCGGAGCGCGGGTACACCCTCGGTGACTTCGTCGCCGACCTCGACGACCTGCTGCGGCAGCTCGGCGTCGACCGGCCGGTGCACCTGGTGGGCAACAGCTTCGGCGGCACGCTGGCCTACAGCTACGCCGTTGCCCGCCCGGACCGCGTCCGCAGCATCGTGTGCATCGAATCCGAACCGGCGACCGAGGTCTGGGCGGAGAAGATGAGCGCGATCCTCGCGCACACCGTGCGGTTCCTGCAGGTCGAGGAGAGTTTCGACTGGATCGAGGCGAACTTCGGTGCGCACCACCGGCGGCTTGCCCGGATGGCGGCCGAGCGGATCACCTCGACGAAGATGGCCGAGGAGGTGCCGCTCGGGCCGTTGCTCACCTGGGAGCAGGTGGCGGCGATCGGCTGCCCGGTGCTGTCCATTTTGGGCAGTCACGGCTACCAGGCCGACGACCTCGAGGCGCTGACGTCGGTGCTGCCGCACGGCGAGCTGCACGTGTTCGAGGGGCAGGGGCATTCGGTGCTGGTGGAGCAGCACCGCGAGGTGCGCGAGCTGGTGCTGAAGTGGATCGAACGGCACGCGGCGTGA
- a CDS encoding MCE family protein, with amino-acid sequence MSRLSTQLAGVAFLGVLALLGWLAVAVYDKDFDDSEVVTLRADRVGNQLAPTAEVKVKGVPFGEVRAVRSTRAGAEIDLAIDPAKIGLLPGNVSARLLPKTVFGERYVNLVLPSSPQGTLHGGDVIAQDRSTNAIELERVLGDLLPLLRAVQPQKLNSSLGAISQALDHRGKPLGDSIVQLKDLLGQLNPLMPQFKADVTALADAADVYTGAAPDILQALSDLSTTAKTIVDTRADLDHLYTSVTSATGHLNEFLRKNKDNLIGVSAASRPTLELLSRYSPEFPCVFDAVNRLKPLMEKALGKGTNEPGLHVTLTVQDPREKYVPGRDTPRFDATGGPKCYGGGAAAAGATDGDLGPANSPGERQLVAELLRPTLGAVPDWSSVLIGPALRGTEVTVR; translated from the coding sequence ATGAGCCGGTTGTCCACGCAGCTCGCCGGGGTCGCCTTCCTCGGCGTGCTGGCCCTGCTCGGCTGGCTCGCGGTGGCCGTCTACGACAAGGACTTCGACGACTCCGAGGTGGTGACGCTGCGGGCCGACCGGGTCGGCAACCAGCTCGCGCCGACCGCGGAGGTCAAGGTGAAGGGCGTCCCGTTCGGCGAGGTCCGGGCGGTGCGCAGCACCCGCGCGGGAGCCGAGATCGACCTCGCCATCGACCCGGCCAAGATCGGGCTGCTGCCGGGGAACGTGTCCGCGCGGCTGCTGCCGAAGACGGTGTTCGGCGAGCGGTACGTCAACCTCGTGCTGCCGTCCAGTCCACAAGGGACGCTGCACGGCGGGGACGTGATCGCCCAGGACCGCTCCACCAACGCCATCGAGCTGGAACGGGTGCTCGGCGACCTGCTGCCGCTGCTGCGGGCGGTCCAGCCGCAGAAGCTGAACAGCTCCCTCGGCGCGATCTCCCAGGCTCTCGACCACCGCGGCAAGCCGCTGGGCGACAGCATCGTCCAGCTGAAGGACCTCCTCGGGCAGCTGAACCCGCTGATGCCGCAGTTCAAAGCCGACGTCACCGCGCTGGCCGACGCGGCCGACGTCTACACGGGAGCCGCGCCGGACATCCTGCAGGCGCTGAGCGACCTGTCGACGACCGCGAAGACCATCGTGGACACCCGTGCGGACCTCGACCACCTCTACACGAGCGTCACCAGCGCCACCGGGCACCTGAACGAGTTCCTGCGGAAGAACAAGGACAACCTCATCGGCGTCTCGGCGGCGAGCCGGCCGACGCTGGAACTGCTGTCGCGCTACTCGCCGGAGTTCCCGTGCGTGTTCGACGCGGTCAACCGGCTCAAGCCGCTGATGGAGAAGGCCCTCGGCAAGGGCACGAACGAGCCGGGCCTGCACGTGACGCTCACCGTCCAGGATCCGCGGGAGAAGTACGTCCCCGGCCGCGACACGCCGCGGTTCGACGCCACCGGCGGGCCGAAGTGCTACGGCGGCGGCGCGGCGGCGGCCGGTGCGACCGACGGCGACCTCGGCCCGGCGAACTCGCCCGGTGAGCGGCAGCTGGTCGCCGAACTCCTGCGGCCGACGCTGGGTGCGGTACCCGACTGGAGCAGCGTCCTCATCGGACCGGCGCTGCGCGGGACGGAGGTGACCGTCCGATGA
- a CDS encoding ATP-binding cassette domain-containing protein produces the protein MHQPVIAVTDLAKQYGEVTALAGISLTVARGAVLAVLGHNGAGKTTLIDILSTRVRPSAGSARVCGYDVVQRGRAVRRRIGVTGQFAAVDDALSGRGNLVLIARLLGARPRQALARATELIAAFGLEDAAERPAGTYSGGMRRRLDLAAGLVGAPQVLFLDEPTTGLDPVSRAGLWTIVEGLAARGTTVVLTTQYLEEADRLADHVVVLGLGHITVSGTPAQLKARLGTRTATCAFGTELALARAVDALSRLGLAPGRAGLVLTVPLSGPGDIPVVVRALDAAGAPLRDLTVTEPTLDDVYLSLHRTAS, from the coding sequence ATGCACCAGCCGGTCATCGCCGTGACGGACCTCGCGAAACAGTACGGCGAAGTCACCGCGCTCGCCGGGATCAGCCTCACCGTCGCCCGCGGCGCGGTACTGGCGGTCCTCGGCCACAACGGCGCCGGGAAGACCACCCTGATCGACATCCTCAGCACGCGCGTCCGGCCGAGTGCGGGCTCCGCGCGCGTCTGCGGCTACGACGTCGTGCAGCGCGGCCGTGCGGTCCGGCGGCGGATCGGGGTGACCGGGCAGTTCGCCGCGGTCGACGACGCCCTGTCCGGCCGCGGGAACCTCGTGCTGATCGCCCGGTTGCTGGGCGCGAGACCACGGCAGGCGCTCGCCCGGGCCACCGAGCTGATCGCGGCCTTCGGTCTCGAAGACGCGGCCGAGCGCCCGGCCGGGACGTACTCCGGCGGGATGCGGCGGCGGCTGGACCTGGCCGCGGGCCTCGTCGGCGCGCCGCAGGTGCTCTTCCTCGACGAGCCGACCACCGGCCTCGACCCGGTGAGCCGGGCCGGGTTGTGGACGATCGTCGAGGGCCTCGCGGCCCGCGGCACCACCGTCGTGCTCACCACCCAGTACCTCGAGGAAGCGGACCGGCTGGCCGACCACGTCGTCGTCCTCGGCCTCGGGCACATCACCGTGTCGGGGACACCGGCGCAGCTGAAGGCCCGGCTCGGCACCCGGACGGCGACGTGCGCGTTCGGCACCGAACTGGCGCTGGCGCGCGCGGTGGACGCGTTGTCGCGCTTGGGTCTCGCGCCCGGCCGCGCCGGGCTGGTGCTGACCGTGCCGCTGTCCGGCCCGGGTGACATCCCGGTGGTGGTCCGCGCGCTCGACGCGGCGGGTGCACCGCTGCGGGACCTGACGGTGACCGAGCCGACGCTCGACGACGTCTACCTTTCCCTGCATCGGACCGCGTCGTGA
- a CDS encoding phosphopantetheine-binding protein: MTIDHASATFDVVAGLLAELVGDAEVLGIEITPDTTFHEDLQLESIDLVTFASILAEHFGADVNLAEYLAEKDLDDVIGLTVGDIARFVGERTCPR; encoded by the coding sequence ATGACCATCGACCACGCGTCCGCCACCTTCGACGTCGTCGCCGGGCTGCTCGCCGAGCTCGTCGGCGACGCCGAGGTGCTCGGCATCGAGATCACCCCGGACACGACGTTCCACGAGGACCTGCAGCTGGAGAGCATCGACCTGGTGACCTTCGCGAGCATCCTCGCCGAGCACTTCGGCGCGGACGTCAACCTCGCCGAGTACCTGGCGGAGAAGGACCTCGACGACGTCATCGGGCTGACCGTCGGCGACATCGCCCGGTTCGTGGGGGAGCGCACGTGCCCACGATGA
- a CDS encoding MCE family protein has protein sequence MRSVAGPAVKGLVFFLVTAAATAVLAITIANSNVGATIGYTARFTDATSVNPGDEVRMAGVRIGQVDSVRVVEHRLADVEFSVGRTHRLTASASVTIRYRNLVGQRYLSVDPGATDTSPTLAEGAQIPLEKTKPALDLTALFNGFKPLFQALSPNDVNQLSFEIIQVLQGEGSTIDSLLRHTASLTSTLAGKDALIGQVIGNLNTVLDTLNAQGDQFDTLVDTTAQLVTGLAADAQPIGQAIGGLGELTTATAGLLEQGRQPLKDSVTALGDLSKNLADNTPVFQQFLDNLPKKLDRIGTLFSYGSWANFYLCAVQTDAKPAPGGLPPGIPVTAGRCR, from the coding sequence ATGAGGAGCGTCGCAGGACCCGCCGTCAAGGGCCTGGTCTTCTTCCTGGTCACCGCGGCCGCGACCGCCGTGCTCGCGATCACGATCGCCAACTCGAACGTCGGTGCGACGATCGGCTACACCGCCCGGTTCACCGACGCGACGTCGGTCAACCCCGGCGACGAAGTCCGGATGGCCGGTGTCCGGATCGGCCAGGTCGACTCCGTGCGGGTCGTCGAACACCGCCTCGCCGACGTCGAGTTCTCCGTCGGGCGCACGCACCGGCTCACCGCGTCGGCCTCGGTCACCATCCGCTACCGCAACCTCGTCGGCCAGCGGTACCTCTCGGTCGACCCCGGCGCCACCGACACGTCCCCGACACTGGCCGAAGGCGCGCAGATCCCCCTGGAAAAGACCAAGCCGGCGCTCGACCTCACCGCGCTGTTCAACGGCTTCAAGCCGCTCTTCCAGGCGCTGTCGCCCAACGACGTCAACCAGCTGTCGTTCGAGATCATCCAGGTCCTGCAGGGGGAGGGCAGCACGATCGACAGCCTGCTGCGGCACACCGCGTCGCTGACCTCCACCCTCGCCGGAAAGGACGCGCTGATCGGCCAGGTGATCGGCAACCTCAACACCGTGCTCGACACGCTGAACGCCCAGGGCGACCAGTTCGACACGCTCGTCGACACCACCGCCCAGCTCGTCACCGGTCTCGCCGCCGACGCCCAGCCGATCGGCCAGGCCATCGGCGGCCTCGGCGAGCTGACCACCGCGACCGCCGGGCTGCTCGAACAGGGCCGGCAACCGCTCAAGGACAGCGTCACCGCCCTCGGGGACCTGTCGAAGAACCTGGCCGACAACACCCCGGTGTTCCAGCAGTTCCTCGACAACCTGCCGAAGAAGCTCGACCGGATCGGCACGCTCTTCTCCTACGGCTCGTGGGCGAACTTCTACCTGTGCGCGGTGCAG